In Chloroflexota bacterium, a single genomic region encodes these proteins:
- the pheS gene encoding phenylalanine--tRNA ligase subunit alpha — protein MTTFDDNLRQLTRRALEELRETEDDAQLEAWHTAYLGRRGALAEHMKSLGQLPPEERPAAGQAANASKREIESAFDTRVAEIRERKLRRQLEAERIDVTLPGRRLHTGRLHPITQTLRRIIEIFRDMGFQVTEGPEVELDWYNFEALNIPHEHPARDMFDTFYIDPPSVLLRTHTSPNQARVMERTQPPIRILVPGRCYRYEAQDASHEWMFSQVEGLAVDIGLTMADLKGVLVAFAQRMFWPEIQTRFRCDYFPFVEPGVDMSVQCPICRGQGCRVCKSSGWIEMLGAGMVHPNVLRNVGYDPERVNGFAFGMGPERITMIKHAVDDIRLFYGNDLRFLQQFP, from the coding sequence GTGACAACCTTCGATGACAATCTGCGGCAGCTCACCAGGCGCGCCCTCGAGGAGCTGCGAGAGACCGAGGACGACGCCCAGCTCGAGGCGTGGCACACAGCGTACCTCGGCCGTCGTGGTGCGTTGGCCGAGCACATGAAATCCCTCGGCCAGCTCCCGCCCGAGGAGCGACCGGCCGCGGGCCAGGCCGCGAACGCATCCAAGCGAGAGATCGAGAGCGCGTTCGACACTCGTGTGGCCGAGATCCGCGAGCGAAAGCTGCGGCGCCAACTCGAAGCGGAGCGCATCGACGTGACGCTGCCCGGCCGACGTTTGCACACAGGGCGACTCCACCCCATCACCCAAACGCTGCGGCGAATCATCGAGATCTTTCGTGACATGGGGTTCCAGGTCACCGAAGGGCCCGAGGTTGAGCTGGACTGGTACAACTTTGAGGCGCTCAATATCCCGCACGAGCATCCCGCGCGGGACATGTTCGACACCTTTTACATCGATCCTCCCTCCGTGCTCCTCAGGACGCACACGTCCCCCAACCAGGCGCGGGTCATGGAGCGGACGCAGCCTCCCATTCGAATTCTCGTTCCCGGACGCTGCTATCGATACGAGGCGCAGGACGCGTCTCACGAGTGGATGTTCTCTCAGGTGGAGGGGCTGGCCGTGGACATCGGACTCACAATGGCCGACCTCAAGGGCGTGCTGGTGGCCTTCGCTCAACGCATGTTCTGGCCAGAGATCCAGACGCGATTTCGCTGCGACTACTTCCCCTTTGTCGAGCCGGGGGTCGACATGAGCGTCCAGTGTCCGATCTGTCGCGGCCAGGGCTGCCGCGTGTGCAAATCCAGCGGGTGGATCGAGATGCTCGGCGCAGGCATGGTGCACCCCAATGTCCTGCGCAACGTCGGGTATGACCCTGAGCGCGTCAATGGCTTCGCGTTTGGCATGGGCCCCGAGCGGATCACAATGATCAAGCACGCTGTGGACGACATTCGGCTCTTTTACGGCAATGATCTCCGCTTCCTGCAGCAGTTTCCATGA
- the rpmI gene encoding 50S ribosomal protein L35, whose amino-acid sequence MPKLKTHKATARRMQVTGSGKLMRTRCGKSHLRRNRSKRSAREYDEMHAVARVDVSRIRQLVPYAK is encoded by the coding sequence ATGCCCAAACTCAAGACGCACAAGGCGACCGCGCGCCGTATGCAGGTGACCGGCTCCGGAAAGTTGATGCGCACGCGCTGCGGCAAGAGCCACCTGCGCAGAAATCGCTCGAAGCGATCGGCCCGGGAATACGATGAGATGCACGCGGTCGCGCGCGTCGACGTATCGCGCATTCGCCAGTTGGTTCCGTACGCAAAATAG
- the pheT gene encoding phenylalanine--tRNA ligase subunit beta translates to MRAPLRWLREFVEIDAPAAEIAHRLTMAGTEVGNIHSVGAQWRRIVIGRVVDIARHSGADNLFVARVDIGETTLTLVTAAQNLRAGDVVPVIRAGGQLDERRVIEARRFRGITSEGMLCAGAELGISDDDEHIYVLEPDAPIGMDLAAYLGDEVFDVELTPNRPDCFGIVGIAREIGAITGATVRLPWQGREKRDGSSGSDSPLRVFVDDRALCPRYTGQLLTNVHVAPSPPWLQRRLHLCGVRPISNVVDVSNYVMLELGQPLHTFDADRLRDLTIRVRPARVGERITTIDGVERELSPDMLVIADSAAPVALAGIMGGGESEITGSTTRVVLESATFSAASIRRTSRTIHLQTEASKRFDKGLDPELPPLASRRAAEMLAELAEATLEGALVDVDAHVPPPEPIRFSARDVQNLIGHAYPGAQIESVLSRLGFAVRRDGDEFVATPPTWRRDVEGKADISEEVARVVGYDVIPVVLPSGALPPTHEDPTLRWESVLRSAVAAAGLQEVITYSLVDPYAQSRLDAASSFPEGPPDPDAIPVANPQSIDRSRLRTSLLPSLLSTVASNLRYQTRVAIFEIARVYLPPLAPLPREERRLAIAMAGRRDPADWNANPSEFDFFDIKAAIEAAMSALNVPIHVVPGSDAPWVHPGRAGSIQIGGKAEPVGVVAEVHPIVAERFELRGLRLNAAEIDLGPVLAMAREEIEVRGLPRYPAVSRDLALIVPEAIEHARVLATIERSAGPLLERAALFDVYRGTGIPDGTVSLAYRLTFRAPDRTLEDADVNAAVDAIESHLANDLGARIRGR, encoded by the coding sequence ATGAGAGCGCCGCTTCGCTGGCTCCGTGAGTTCGTCGAGATCGACGCGCCTGCCGCGGAGATCGCGCATCGCCTGACCATGGCCGGCACTGAGGTCGGGAACATCCACTCCGTCGGCGCGCAGTGGCGACGAATCGTCATCGGTCGCGTCGTCGACATCGCTCGCCACAGCGGGGCGGACAATCTGTTCGTCGCACGGGTCGACATCGGAGAGACCACCCTCACCCTCGTCACGGCAGCCCAGAATCTTCGTGCTGGGGACGTCGTACCAGTCATTCGAGCTGGCGGGCAGCTCGATGAGCGGCGGGTGATCGAAGCTCGGCGCTTTCGCGGGATCACCTCTGAGGGGATGTTGTGCGCCGGGGCGGAACTGGGCATCTCCGACGACGACGAGCACATCTACGTGCTCGAGCCCGATGCCCCCATCGGCATGGATCTGGCCGCGTACCTGGGCGATGAAGTCTTCGACGTCGAGCTGACTCCGAACCGGCCCGACTGCTTCGGAATCGTCGGCATCGCGCGCGAGATCGGCGCCATCACCGGCGCAACGGTCAGGCTGCCCTGGCAGGGGCGAGAGAAACGCGACGGGAGCTCCGGGAGCGATTCGCCCCTCCGGGTGTTCGTCGACGATCGAGCCCTGTGCCCACGGTACACAGGTCAGCTGCTGACCAACGTCCACGTCGCGCCCTCCCCACCATGGCTCCAGCGGCGACTCCATCTCTGCGGCGTTCGCCCGATCAGCAACGTCGTGGACGTCAGTAACTACGTGATGCTGGAGCTGGGGCAGCCGCTTCATACCTTCGACGCTGACCGCCTCCGCGACTTGACGATCCGCGTGCGGCCCGCCCGAGTTGGCGAGCGCATCACCACCATCGATGGCGTCGAACGCGAGCTCTCGCCCGACATGCTCGTCATCGCCGACTCGGCGGCGCCGGTCGCGCTCGCCGGCATCATGGGCGGCGGCGAGAGCGAAATCACCGGTTCGACGACGCGAGTGGTTCTCGAGTCGGCGACCTTTAGCGCCGCCTCGATCCGACGAACCTCGCGAACCATTCACCTCCAAACCGAGGCGTCCAAGCGATTCGACAAGGGGCTCGACCCGGAATTGCCGCCCCTCGCCTCGCGTCGCGCCGCCGAAATGTTGGCGGAGCTGGCGGAGGCCACCCTGGAAGGTGCGTTGGTTGACGTGGACGCGCACGTTCCGCCCCCGGAGCCCATCCGCTTTAGCGCCCGAGACGTTCAGAACCTCATCGGTCACGCATATCCGGGCGCTCAAATCGAGTCCGTGCTGAGCCGGCTGGGGTTCGCGGTCCGCCGGGACGGCGACGAATTCGTGGCCACGCCGCCGACCTGGCGGCGCGATGTCGAGGGCAAGGCGGACATCTCGGAGGAAGTGGCCCGCGTCGTCGGCTACGACGTCATTCCCGTCGTGCTGCCATCCGGCGCGCTGCCGCCCACGCACGAGGATCCAACGCTCCGTTGGGAGAGCGTCCTCCGCTCCGCGGTGGCCGCGGCGGGCCTCCAGGAGGTCATCACCTACTCCCTCGTCGATCCCTATGCCCAGAGTCGGCTCGATGCAGCGTCCTCGTTCCCGGAAGGGCCGCCTGATCCGGATGCGATTCCGGTGGCGAATCCCCAGAGCATCGATCGGAGCCGGCTTCGCACGTCGCTGCTTCCAAGCCTCTTGTCCACCGTGGCGTCCAATTTGCGGTACCAAACGCGCGTTGCGATCTTCGAGATCGCTCGCGTCTATCTTCCCCCCCTGGCCCCACTTCCGCGCGAGGAGCGCCGACTCGCCATCGCAATGGCGGGACGTCGAGATCCCGCCGACTGGAACGCCAACCCGTCGGAATTCGACTTCTTCGATATCAAGGCCGCCATCGAGGCCGCGATGAGCGCGCTGAACGTGCCCATCCACGTCGTCCCCGGGTCGGATGCGCCCTGGGTCCACCCCGGTCGCGCCGGCTCGATCCAGATTGGGGGCAAGGCCGAGCCGGTGGGCGTCGTCGCCGAAGTCCATCCGATCGTCGCGGAGCGATTCGAGCTTCGTGGATTGCGGCTCAACGCGGCCGAGATCGACCTGGGGCCCGTTCTTGCCATGGCTCGCGAGGAGATCGAAGTGCGGGGGCTCCCACGGTACCCGGCCGTATCTCGCGATCTCGCCCTGATCGTGCCAGAAGCGATCGAGCATGCGCGCGTACTCGCGACGATTGAACGGAGCGCAGGCCCCCTGCTCGAGCGGGCCGCGCTCTTCGACGTCTATCGCGGGACCGGCATCCCGGACGGCACGGTGAGCCTCGCCTACCGCCTCACCTTTCGAGCGCCCGACCGGACCCTCGAAGACGCAGACGTAAACGCCGCGGTCGACGCGATCGAATCGCACCTGGCCAATGATCTCGGCGCGCGCATTCGCGGCCGATAG
- the rplT gene encoding 50S ribosomal protein L20 has translation MTRVKRGVTARRRHRKVLRQTAGHAGSRHRLIKTAKESLLHALAYQYRDRRNRKRDFHRLWITRINAAAREHGLSYSRFMAALASHGIEINRKMLAELAVNNRAEFAALIESAKASV, from the coding sequence ATGACCCGCGTTAAGAGAGGAGTTACTGCTCGTAGGCGGCATCGAAAGGTCTTGCGCCAGACGGCGGGACACGCTGGCTCGCGCCACCGGTTGATCAAGACTGCGAAAGAATCGCTCCTGCACGCGCTCGCGTACCAGTACCGGGACCGGCGAAACCGCAAGCGCGATTTTCACCGGCTTTGGATTACCAGGATCAACGCCGCCGCGCGCGAGCATGGGCTTTCCTACAGTCGATTCATGGCAGCGCTCGCGAGCCACGGGATCGAGATCAACCGGAAGATGCTCGCCGAGCTTGCCGTGAACAATCGGGCTGAATTTGCCGCCCTGATCGAGAGCGCCAAAGCGTCGGTCTGA